AAGCACacctaatccagtagccccgcccaccgactcgtctaatccagtagccccgcccaccggctcatctaatccagtagccccgcccaccgactcgtctaatccagtagccccgcccaccgactcatctaatccagtagccccgcccaccgactcgtctaatccagtagccccgcccaccggctcatctaatccagtagccccgcccaccgactcatctaatccagtagccccgcccaccgactcgtctaatccagtagccccgcccaccgactcatctaatccagttgccccgcccaccgactcgtctaatccagtagccccgcccaccggctCATCTAATCccgtagccccgcccaccggctCATCTAATCCCgtagctccgcccaccgactcgtctaatccagtattTTTTAGCTGAgctttagctgatgacggacagatgatcaacagaaactgaccaatgagatcatcagggcggactttagccgatgacggacagatgatcgacagaaactgaccagtgagatcatcagggcgggctttagccgatgacggacagatgatcaacagaaactgaccaatgagatcatcagggcggactttagccgatgacggacagatgatcgacagaaactgaccaatgagatcatcagggcgggctttagacgatgacggacagatgatcaacagaaactgaccaatgagatcatcagggcgggctttagccgatgacggacagatgatcaacagaaactgaccaatgagatcatcagggcgggctttagacgatgacggacagatgatcaacagaaactgaccaatgagatcatcagggcgggctttagccgatgacggacagatgatcaacagaaactgaccaatgagatcatcagggcgggctttagccgatgacggacagatgatcaacagaaactgaccaatgagatcatcagggcggcctctctctctttctctctcacacacacactctctcacacacacacacacactctctcacacacacaaacacactctcacacacacacacacacacactctctctctctctctctctctctctctctctcacacacacacacacacacactctcacacactctttctctctcacacacacacacacacacactctcacacacacaaacacacacacacacacacacacactctcacacacacacactctcacaatcacacacactctctctctctcacacacacacactctcacacacactctctctctctcacacacacacactctcacacacactctctctctctctcacacacacacacactctcacacacacgctctctctcacacacacacacacacacactctctctcacatacactctctctcacacacactctcacacacacacacactctctctctctctcacacacacacacacacacacactctctctctctcacacacacactctctctctctcacacacacacacacactctctctctctctctcacacacacacactctctctcacacacacaaacactctctctctctctctcacacacacacactctctctcacacacacacacactctctctctcacacacacacactctctctctctctctctctcacacacacacactgttttcTCTCCTCTCTGTATTCAAACGGCCATCAGTGTGTCTGTTGTCTTTAATTAATTGCGTCCTCACCTGTCAGTGTATGAAGGCCGCTCCAGGGCCGCTGATAACGGCTGGATGACCCCCTGACCTCGTGACCTCCTCACGTTCCTCTGTGGGGTCAGGATTATGACTCTCTCTGCTTTACGTTATTCTGCTGTTAATGTTATTTTCGCCGCAGATGTTATTTTATCTTATCGTATGGTAATGATGTTTTAAAGCTGAAATTTACAATGATTGCATTGTGATTTTCCTTTTAATATGAGGGAAAATAttatatcattattttatttataggtttttatagtatttaatattaattattactatttattattattttatttacaggTAGAAAAAAGGaatattgttatattatttCAGTCATGAAAGGCTTTCGCTCTGAACCTGCTGCATTGTGattgtgtgtgattgtgtgtgtgtgagagagagagaaaggaagagagtgtgtgtgtgtgtgtgtgtgtgtgtgtgtgtgtgtgtgtgtgtgtgtgtgtgtgtgtgtgtgtgtgtgtgtgtgtgtgtgtgtgtgtgtgtgtgtgtgtgtgtgtgtgtgtgtgtgtgtgtgttctgtgtgatttagagagtgagtgtgtgtgtgtgtgtgtgtgtgtgtgtgtgtgtgggcatgtttttgtgacatatgaggacacaaatgtgtataatgccatgggtatgacacaggtattacaggagagggtgaaatatgaggacattacccatggccccactttacaaaaggcttataaatcacacaggaggagtttttatgagaaagtaaaaatgcagaatgtttcctgtgatgggtaggtttaggggcagtgtgtgtgtgtgtgtgtgtgtgtgtgtgtgtgtgtgtgtgtgtgtgtgtgtgtgtgtgtgtctgcacgTGCTTCTGTTCTTGTGCTAATGAGATTGCCCCTCATTAAAGTCTTTAGTGTATAATCTGGAGCTGCACACACACGACAGGAGAACCTCAGATCAGATCCAGAGGAGCAGGAATACTCAGAGCGGAAAACATTCTGTTCTGGGAGGAAAAACTGAGGAGCgtctatttgtgtgtgtgtgtgtgtgtgtgtgtgtgtgtgtgtgtgtgtgtgtgtgtgtgtgtgtgtgtgtgtgtgtgtgtgtgtgtgtgtgtgtgtgtgtgtgtgtgtgtgtgtgtgtgtgtgtgtgggtactGAATTTTACTGGGCCAAGATGAGCCACTGATGACCACCcatatctctgtgtgtgtgtgagtgtaagtgtttctgtgagtgagtgtaagtgtgtgtgtaagtgtttgtgtgtgtgcagataCTGAACAGTCTAATCATCTAAATGTGTGTCGTGTGTCTCTGGATTACTTGACTGTGATTGGTCAGTCATTCTGTGCTCATATATATTTGACCAATGACTCTAAACTGTAATGGATTATGTTCTTCCtctgtgtttatttttaaatcattagGAGATGAATGACATGAGAAATGTGATTATATGCTTAAAGCAAGTGTGTGTGATCAGAAAAATGACaaatgtgtgtgtccttgtcCTTGCAGATTTGAGTCTGAGTCCCTCCATCTGTCCTGTGTGTGATCTCAtctagaacacacacacacacacacacactaaacatgATCcatccatacacacacacacactgatctgaTCATTAGTGTCATGGAGTCCGTGGTGAAGAAGGCCCTGCTCTCGCCCATGAAGACGCTCAAGTTCTGCGTGAGCGGAGAGAAGAAGCCGCCAAGCTGGACCAAAAGGGGGTCAAAACGCCAGGGGACAAAGGTCACGACCTGTGCAGACCCACGTCTGCTGCGATCCTATCAGGCCGAcctggagagagagaggtgaGAGGTCACGAGTTCATCACAGCCGCAAAACACACCTCAGGGTTTCCAGCTCTAACATCCTTAAATCAAGAGAACAGACTTACGTTTGGTCTCATTTTGAAGAAGACAGagaaaaagtttaaaaagtgaaacaaaaaaaacgttttagaggttaatgaaaattattcatgattaatatttcattaaaaaatatacatacactaccggtcaaaagttttagtttgtcgtgagttcagtattgtgatatatatcgtatcgtgagttcagtattgtgatatatatcgtatcttGAGtacagtatcgtgatatatatcgtatcgtgagttcagtattgtgatatatatcgtatcttGAGtacagtatcgtgatatatatcgtatcgtgagttcagtattgtgatatatatcgtatcgtgagttcagtatcgtgatatatatcgcatcatgagttcagtattgtgatatatatcgtatcgtgagttcagtatcgtgatatatatcgaatcatgagttcagtattgtgatatatatcgtaagttcagtattgtgatatatatcgtatcgaatcatgagttcagtattgtgatatatatcgtatcgtgagttcagtattgtgatatatatcgtatcgtgagttcagtatcgtgatatatatcgtaagttcagtattgtgatatatatcgtatcgtgagttcagtattgtgatatatatcgtatcgtgagttcaatattgtgatatatatcgtatcgtgagttcagtattgtgatatatatcgtatcgtgagttcagtattgtgatatatatcgtatcgtgagttcagtattgtgatatatatcgtatcgtgagttcagtattgtgatatatatcgtaagttcagtattgtgatatatatcgtatcgtgagttcagtattgtgatatatatcgtatcgcgagttcagtattgtgatatatatattgtatcttGAGtacagtattgtgatatatatcgtatcgtgagttcagtattgtgatatatatcgtatcgtgagttcagtattgtgatatatatcgtatcgtgagttcagtattgtgatatatatcatatcgtgagttcagtattgtgatatatatcatatcgtgagttcagtattgtgatatatatcgtatcgtgagttcagtattgtgatatatatcgtatcttGAGtacagtatcgtgatatatatcgtatcgtgagttcagtatcgtgatatatattgtatcatgagttcagtatcgtgatatatattgtatcgtgagttcagtatcgtgatatatattgtATCATGAGtacagtatcgtgatatatatcgtatcgtgagttcagtatcgtgatatatatcgtatcgggagttcagtattgtgatatatatcgtatcgtgagttcagtatcgtgatatatatcgtatcgggagttcagtatcgtgatatatacactgagctcagacacacacacacacacacacacacacacacacacacacacacacacacactcaaacgcaCACACTGGATCTGACCAGACCATGAGCTTTCAAATTTCACTGTCCATCCAGTTTTTTGTTCACTTTGTCTGAAAAGTTGACGTCacgctctttctctctctctctctctctctctctctctctctctctctctctctctctctctctctctctctctcgatctCTAGGAAGCTGCGTGAGGCAATGAACGCTCAGAAGAACGCTGAGAGAGCTGCGATGAGGATGCATTTCAGGAGGAAATACCAGCTGACCAAGGTCAACACACACCTCAACTAACAAAATTGTaacgagggtaacgcagatatgatgtcaTCGACAGGCCACGCCCTCTCGCAtcccggttcattggttaaaatagcaactattctcacaatttacaaatagttggaaacattttggacattgtaagaactcaactgaacaaactatataacactggcctagcggtttttggatatttaactggaaaaatgttacatagtgcacctttaactgatATGAAACAAAGTCTCAGATTTCAAATTACGTCCATTTTATtacaaaattcaaaaacataaatagtGTTTTGTCGCTGTGGCGTGAGATCAAGTGaagctgcactgcaaaaaatgctctttttattcagtttttttttcttcttgtttccagtccaaatatctataaatatttttgcttgttttctggagaaaaatataaaaagtttttatgagttttttgctttaaacaggcaaaatgatctgccaatggggtgagtaaaataatcttatttctgattgggacgaAAACAAGAAAcgaagatttcaatcagaaataagattatttttctcactcacagatcattttgcctgtttgaagcaaaaactcacttcatttagattttatttttaagaaaaccaGGAAACATatcatgtcattttactgatctagtaaatgcatcttggtttaagatttttttgatatttagactagaaaagagcattttttgcagtgaactgGGGGAGGAGCCGCTTGCtcaatacccagccctaataataatcacagattaacacaacttttatgaattctGATGCATAAGTAAAGTCGCCAGATGTAAAAGGCTAAAGCTAGGCTATGAACGGACTACACCACGTCACATGACTTCACCATCACTGAGCTTCGTGTTTATCCGAAACATTTCACTTTTAAGCGTTTAAGTTAGGCTAGTTTATAAGAGCACGATTATATCATGAGCTTTCCTGTGGCCTGTTGCTCAAAGCCGGTTTCAGTGACCCAGGTAAGTtcaagattagtttgagcaaactctgttttttcgtgctcaagaaggtggattgttttttatcagtgttcatcaccatggtaacttacactgcacggctaacctgctcGAGACGGTTTTATTCCGGGTTTGAGatcgcaaacccaaactggaccaatcagctgcaagtaaagatgcaataaagccacaccccctgtatgTCTCGTTCCAAATTAAAGAAGTTTATAATGAAAAAATGTTAGAAATAAAATTCTGCATCTTTTGGtgcaaattatttattatatttatattatatgaatgaATCACTTTGAATTTATATaatatgttcatataaatattatattgattgacaagtagccaaataataatataaatataatacatgcattcataattcttttaaacaacgtgtattcatttgagctctttgtgaacctacACAGCAAAAtccccagtgttaaattaacactgCTCAGTGTACATAATGTGTCCACACTACAGGGTGTTAAAAGTAACACTGAAGTTAAtaagataattaagagattattTAAGTAATGATTGAACAtgagtgatgaacacctgatgataacaagcagaatcactgaaggaaaaacaaacacaagaactacaactgactttagccacagctttagattaaatcaactgaagacaaaagaagacattaaatctctgaagatctcagcagaggagaattaaacaactccacatacagcattaccagcttcacacattactgacCAGAattgttaatttaacactgggtATTttgctgtgtataattattaggTATATTTCTATGATTCGCATCATGCATCAACTAGCATGAGCCGTCATGTTCATCTATAAAGTGTGTATTGTGCTCGTGTGGGAACGTGACATGCCCGTCACCTGACTATACAACACATAAttaatgtgtgtgcgtgtgtgtgaatgagcCCTACTGTGGTGTGTGTTTACCCTGGCCCTCAGCTCATGTGTGTGTTCTCTTCATTATGTCACAGGATGCCAAGGACTCGGCACAGCTGCGGGCCGCGGGGAGGAAAGTGTGTCTCCCCCGAGGACTGGCTGAGATGGTTCGGCCCAAAGCCGCTGAGAGAGACGACAGCTTCAGCCTGAGCCAAGCCTTCCAACGCCtcagcttcagctcaaacacacactcacacaccacAGCAGCTGGAGCTGGAGCCGAGCCCTGCAGGGTCATGTGACCTCTCGgaccgaacacacacacaaacacacactacagCAGCCCGAGCCGAGCCCTGCAAGGTCATGTGACCTCCCagaccaaaacacacacacacacacacacacagagtcatgTGACCTCTCGGaccgtacacacacacaaacacacaaacacactaagGTGATGTTACCTTTTGCAccgaacacacacaaacacactgatgTCATGTGACTTCTCGgaccgaacacacacacacaagtaaacacacacacacactgaggtcATGTGACCTCTTGGACCGAACACACACAGAGTCATGTGACCTCTCGgaccgaacacacacacaaacacacacacacacacaaacacactaagGTGATGTTACCTTTTGcaccgaacacacacacacacaaacacactgatgTCATGTGACTTCTCGGAccgaacatacacacacaaataaacacacacacacactgaggtcATGTGACCTCTTGGACCGAACACACACAGAGTCATGTGACCTCTCGgaccgaacacacacacaaacacacacacacacaaacacactaagGTGATGTTACCTTTTGcaccgaacacacacacacacacacacacacacacaaacacactgatgTCATGTGACATCTCGgaccgaacacacacacacacacacacactgaggtcATGTGACATCTTggattgaacacacacacacacactgaggtcATGTGACCTCTCGgaccgaacacacacacacacacacacacacactgaggtcATGTGACCTCTCGgaccgaacacacacacacacacacacacacacacacacacacactgaggtcATGTGACTTCTCGgacggaacacacacacacacatacacacactgagGTCATGTAACCTCTCGgaccgaacacacacacacacacacacacacacacacactgaggtcAGGTGATGAACCGCTGAACAGCTGCTTGTTGTTGTCGTTTAATGGAAGCACAGACGTGATGTCATTCATATCTCATACTGCACACAGACATCAGGAAACGTTCTGTTTATTACATTTTGTTAATAAACAtgttattaactatttaatttatatattttcatgttatttgtttattaattaGTGCTTGTTGTAAATGTTCTGATGTGGTTCTGTAATCGAGATCAGCTTGGGTCGCTTCATATAAAGCTGATCATATTCAGTTTCATTTGTCAATCATTGTAGTTTTGAAGGCATTCtggcatgttttttttacttttctgtaaaaaaatttgtCCTAAACATACagctttaaacacacacacacacacacacacacacacacacacacacacacacacacacacacacactcttacacactcttacacacacacacacacacactctcacatagacacgcacactcacacatagacacacattctctcacacacacacacacacacatattttgttacaatattatattcattatagtaatgtacttttttaagtaattgtttaattaaaaatatattttttaattacttttgtaaacatttatttacttCAATGTTAGTCTAGAGTTGGTCAGTTCACCGCAGAAGATCTGCTGTTCGCCGATAGATCGtgttgtgagtgagtgagtgagtgagtgagtgagtgagtgagtgagtgagtgagtgagtgagtgagtgagtgagtgagtgagtgtgtgagtgagtgagtgagtgtgtgtgtgtgtgtgtgtgagtgtgtgtgtacgtgagtacgtgagtgagtgagtgagtgagtgtgtgagtgagtgagtgagtgtgtgtgtgtgtgtgagtgagtgtgtacgTGAGtacgtgagtgagtgagtacgTGAGTGAGTACGTGAGTCAGTGAGTACGTGAGtacgtgagtgagtgagtgtgtgagtgagtcagtgagtacGTGAGtacgtgagtgagtgagtgagtgagtgagtgtgtgagtgagtgagtgagtgagtgagtgagtgagtgtgtgagtgagtgagtgagtgagtccgtgagtgagtgagtgagtgagtgagtgagtgagtgagtgtgtgagtgagtgagtgagtgtgtgtgtgtgtgtgagtgtgtatgtgagtgtgtgagtgagtgagtgagtgagtgtgtgagtgagtgagtccgtgagtgagtgagtgagtgagtgtgtgagtgagtgagtgagtgtgtgagtgagtgagtgagtgagtgagtgactgagtgactgagcgagtgtttgagtgagtgagtgagtgtgagtgtgtgactgagtgcctgtgtgagtgagtgactgagcgagtgtgtgaggttgtgagtgagtgtgtgagtgtgagtgagtgtgagtgagtgactgagtgactgagcgagtgtgtgagtgtgtgagtgagtgagtgtgagtgagcaagtgtgtgagtgtgtgactgagtgagtgactgagtgagcgagtgagcgagtgagtgagtgtgtgagtgagtgagtgtgtgagtgagtgactgagcgagtgagtgagtgagtgtgtgtgtgtgagtgagtcagtgagtgagtgagtgagtgactgagtgagtgactgagtgagcgagtgagtgagtgagtgtgagtgtgtgagtgtgtgagtgagtgagtgaatgtgtgtgtgagtgagtgagtgagtgtgagtgtgtgtgtgattgagggagtgagtgagtgtgaattTGAGTGTGAATGTGAGttagtgagtgagagtgtgtgagtgagtgtgtgtgtgattgagggagtgagtgagtgagtgtgaatttgagtgtgaatgtgagtgagtgagtgtgtgagtgagtgagtgagagtgtgtgtgattgtgtgagtgagtgagtgtgtgtgtgagtgagtgagtgtgtgtgtgtgtgagtgagtcagtaagtgagtgagtgagtgtgagtgtgtgagtgtgcttgtgagtgagtcagtgagtgagtgagtgagtgagtgagtgagtgtgtgagtgagtgtgtgtgtgagtgagtcagtgagtgtgtgagtgagtgagtgagtgagtgagtgtgtgtgtgtgattgagtgagtgagtgtgaatgtgagtatgagtgagtgagtgtgtgagtgagtgactgagcgagtgagtgagcgagtgagtgagtgagtgagtgagtgtgtgagtgagtgagtgagtgagtcggtgagtgagtgtgtgagtgtgtgagtgagtcagtgtgtgagtgtgtgagtgagtgagtgagtgtgtgagtgagtgagtgagtgactgagcgagtgtgtgagtgagtgactgagcgagtgtgtgagtgagtgtgagtgagtgtgtgagtgagggaCTGAGTGactgagcgagtgtgtgagtgagtgattgagcgtgtgagtgagtgagtcagtgagtcagtgagtgagtgagtgagtgagtgagtgagtgagtgagtgtgaatgtgagtatgagtgagtgagtgtgtgagtgagtgactgagcgagtgagtgagcgagtgagtgagtgagtcagtgagtg
This DNA window, taken from Pseudorasbora parva isolate DD20220531a chromosome 7, ASM2467924v1, whole genome shotgun sequence, encodes the following:
- the LOC137083529 gene encoding complexin-3-like; amino-acid sequence: MESVVKKALLSPMKTLKFCVSGEKKPPSWTKRGSKRQGTKVTTCADPRLLRSYQADLERERKLREAMNAQKNAERAAMRMHFRRKYQLTKDAKDSAQLRAAGRKVCLPRGLAEMVRPKAAERDDSFSLSQAFQRLSFSSNTHSHTTAAGAGAEPCRVM